Genomic window (Streptomyces sp. NBC_01431):
GTAGCCGTACGAGCCCGGCGCCGGGTCCCGGTGGCTCCAGCCCGTGCAACTCGTCGACGTCGGGCTGGGCTTGGGGCTGGCGCTCGCGCTCGGTGCGGTCTTCTCGCCGCTCTTGCCGCCCGGCGTGGCCGAGGGGCCCGGCCGCTGGGACGAGCCGGGCGACTCCTTGCCCGGCTGGGAGTCCTTGGACGCGGAGGCGCCGGGCGAGCCGCTGCCGTCGATCCTGCCGCCCCGGCTCGGCTCGTCGCTGCCCGCCGGAGCACTGGCCCCGGGACCGGCCACCTGGGCGCCGCCGGTGTTCGTATCCGACTGGTTGCCCGTCAGGGCGTACGTGATCCCGCCACCGGCGCACACGACGGCGACGGCCGCCGCGACGACCGTACGGCTGCGGCGCCGCGCGCGGCCGCCGGCGGCCCGGCCGCCCGCCGGAGCGGGGCCGCCGGGCGGTGCGCCGTACTGCGCGACGGTCGGTGCCGCGTAGCCGGCGGGCGGCCGGGGGTACGGCGTTGCGCCGTCCACGGGCACGGGTGGCGGCGGCGGGCCGAAGGCCTGGGCGGGGGCCGGCGCCGCGAAGTTCGAGGTACTCCCGGCGGCCACCTGTTCCAGCATTTCGCGCGCCTGGTCGGCGGTGGGCCGGTGCTCCACCTCCTTCGCCATCAGCGCCCGCAGCACCGGCGTGAGCGGCCCCGCGTTCCGGGCCTCCGGAAGCGGATCGGTGACGATCGCCGCCAGCGTGGACCACACCGAGGTGCGGCGGAACGGCGAGGTCCCCTCCACCGCCGCGTACAGCGTCATGCCGAGCGACCAGATGTCACTGGCGGGTCCGGGCTCGCGGCCCTGCGCGCGCTCCGGGGGCAGGAAGTCGAGGGAGCCGACGAGTTCACCGCTGCGGGTCAGCTTGGACATGGCCTCGTCGCCGGACTCCATCGTGGCGATGCCGAAGTCGGTCAGCACGACCCGGCCACCGCGCTCAAGGAGCACGTTGCCGGGCTTCACATCCCGGTGCAGGACGCCGACTTGGTGCGCGGCGTCGAGCGCGTCCATCAGCTTGGCGCCGATCGCCGCAGCCTCGCGCGGATCCAGCGTGCCGCGCTCCGCCAGCACATCGTCGAGCGAGGGCCCGTCGACGAGTTCCATCACGATGACCGGCAGACCCTGCTCCTCCGTCACGTCGTGAACGGTGACCACACCGCTGTGCCGGATCCGTGCGGCGGCCTGCGCCTCCCGCTGCATCCGGGTGCGCAGATCGGCCAGTTCGGCGGGGGAGGCGTCGGTGTAGGCGCGCAGGATCTTGACGGCGACCTCCCGGTTCAGGAGTTCGTCCACGGCCCGCGCGACCACGCCCATGCCGCCGCGACCGATCGTCGCGGTGACCCGGTAGCGCCCTCCGAGCACCTTGCCGATCAGATCTCCGTCGTTCGCTTCCCCCGCTTGCACCGCACGCTCCGTTCCTGGTCCACTGCCGCTTCACCAACTGGCGGCACCAGAGTAGACGGACGTGGACATGTGCCCGTCAGCGCGTACGGACCCGCGTCCGGCGGACGCCGCCCCGGTCGGCACGACCGCCTCAACAGGCATGGTTCCAGGGCCTGTTGTGGTGGTGGCGATACTGGGTCGAGGCTGGTTCCAGCCGCGGGTGATGTTCGTGCCCCGGTCTGTCGGTGCCGCCCGAACGCGCGGCACCCCGGCTGCGGAGGAGCTGTCGACGGCCGAACCGCCCCCGCGCCCCGGCAACCGCTCATCACGGGGATGCCGCTCATGGTCGTCGGAGCGGGCGCGGATCCCGGCCCCGGCACGGGCAGCGGGCGAACTCCGCGCGGGGATGTGCGCGGCGGGGTAGTTGGCGGCCGGGGACAGGCCCGGCAGGCGGCGCCGGGGCGTCTGGAAACGCCACCGGCCGGTGGCCTCCCGCGCCATGAAGGCGCGAGGGAGACCACCGGCCGGTGACCGGGCGGCGGACCGTCACATGGGGTCGATGCCGGCGCTGCTGCCCGGGTCGCTCTCGCGCTTGCTCTGCTCCTCGAGCCGCCGGGCCTTGTCCTGGAGCCGCTGACGCTCCTGCGGGTCCTGGACGCGCTCGGCGGCCTTCTGCATCTCCTGGGCCTTCTCACGCATCTGGCGGGCGCGGCCGGACTCGTCTGCAACGCTCATGATCACTCCTGAGATCTGTGGGGAGAGCGGTTGCAACCAGCGAAGCAGGGCCCTCGTCCCTACGCATCCCGAATGGTTACGCACAGTCATAGTCGCAGGGCAGACATCCGCCGTCCGGTGGGCGCGGGCCGGAAATCCCGCCACGGAACGCGACCGGTCCCTCACCCGCCCGGCGGCGTGGTGCCCTGGAAGCGTGCCAGGTCGGAGGGGCGTACCTGGATGACCAGGAGGGCGATCACCGCGGCCAGGAGCGCGAAGATGGCGGCCATGATGAACGCCGCGGTGATCCCGGAGGTGAGCACCTGGTCGCTCCACGGCCGCGGCAGCGCTCCCGTACGCCGGAACATGACGCGTTGTGCCGCGCTCGCCTGGCCGAGGAACTTGGGGACCTGGTCGGCCGCCTCGTTGCGGCTGGCCGTGCCGAACACCGTGACCAGGATCGACAGGCCGAGTGAACCGCCCACCTGCTGGGTGGCGTTGAGCATGCCGGAGGCCGCACCCGTCTCGTGCCGGGCGACACCGGAGACGGCCATCAGTGTCAGCGAGACGAAGTTCATGCCCATGCCCAGTCCGAACACCAGCATCGGGCCCAGGATGCTGCCCGCATAGCTGGAATGGATGTCCGTGAAGGTGAGCCAGGACAGTCCCGCGGCGGCCAGCACGGAACCGGTCACCATGAAGGGCTTGGGCCCGAACCTGGGCAGCAGCCGGGAAGCCGTGCCGGCGCCCACCGCGATGACCGCGCTGACGGGCAGGAACGCGAGCCCCGCCCGCAGCGGGCTGAAGGCGAGCACGTTCTGCACGAACAGGGTGAGGAAGAAGAACATGCCGAAGATCGCGGCAGCGAGGCTCAGCATGATGCCGTAGGTGCCCGCGCGGTTGCGGTCGGCGAACATGTGCAGCGGGGTGATGGGCTGCTGCGAGCGACGTTCCACCAGGACGAACGTGGTGAGGAGCACCACGGCCGCACCGAAGGACCCCAGCGTGAACGGATCGCGCCAACCCTCCTGGGCGGCCCGGATGAAGCCGTAGACCAGCGTGACCATGCCGAGCGTGGAGGTCAGCGCGCCCAAGAGGTCGAAGTGGCCCGGATGGCGCTCGGACTCCTTGATGTACCGGGGCGTGGCCAGCACGATCAGTGCCGCGATCGGCACGTTGACGAAGAACACCCAGCGCCAGTCGAGCCATTCGACGAGGACGCCTCCGGCGAGCAGGCCGATCGCGCCGCCGCCCGCCGAAACCGCCGCGAACACCCCGAACGCCCGGTTGCGTTCCAGGCCTTCGGTGAAGGTCGTGGTGATCAGTGCGAGTGCCGTGGGCGATGCGATGGCAGCGCCGACGCCCTGTAGGGCGCGCGCCGCGAGCAACTGGCCGGAACTCTGCGACAGTCCGCCGAGCAGCGAGGCGAGCGCGAAGAGCGCCACTCCGGACATGAACACGCGGCGCCTGCCGAGGATGTCCCCGGCCCGGCCGCCGAGCAGGAGCAGCCCGCCGAAGGTGAGCGTGTACGCGCTGACCACCCAGGCCAGGTTCGTCGTGGAGAAGTCCAGCGCCCGCTGGATGTGGGGAAGGGCGATGTTCACGATGGTGACGTCGAGCACCACCATCAACTGGCATGAGGCGATGACGAGGAGCGCGATCCCTTTGCCGCCGCCTCTGATGCCGGGGGCGGCGGTCGCTGTCGTGGGTGTCGGCTGGGAAGACGTCATGGCGAGCCTTGCCCTCGTACGAGGGACGGTGGACGGTCCCGTCCACCCTTCGACGGTATGCCCGGCTCCGGGGCGTCTCCAGTCGATCAAGCTCGGCCCGCGCCGCCGGCCGCGGCGGTCCGAGTGGGCTGGCGACCCGGCGGTTCGGCGTGGTCCCCTTCTGATCAGTGGCCGTGGCTGGAAATCGGCTGTGGCCCAGGGTGCTCAGGGGGAAGGACAGTATGACGGCGAAGGACGGACGGCACAGGTTCTGGAAGCGGAGGGGCACGGCGGGGCCCGCGCCCGCGACGGGAGCGAAGCCCCGGAGCGACGGCGGGGCGAAGTCCGTCCGGAAGGACCGGACGAAGTACGGCCCGACGCCGAGCGCACGCGACAAACGCGGCCGCCGCACCGGGCGGGCGGGGCTGCCCGGCTTCCTCACCCGGCTGGTCATCGGCGTACTGATCATCATCGGCGGATGTTTCGGGATGGCCGAGTCCGCCCGGGACGCCAACCGTGCCGCCGGGTTCACCGGTGGGACCGGAGTGGCGCACCTGGGCAGCTGCACGGCGCACAAGGGCCCGCGCGGATCGACGTCGTACGAATGCTTCGGTGTGGTCAGCCCGCTCAGCGCGGCACCACGGGCCGAAGGCGGCCTCGTCCTGATGAAGAACCTGTCGACCGACAGGGCGGGAAGAACCGAGCCCGTCAGCTGTACTCCGACGGGCACCTGCGTCCCGACGGGCGCCCACGCCACTTTGGGCAGCGTCCTCGCCCTGTGCCTCATGCTCGGTCTCCTCGGCCTGGGGGCGGGATTCATCACCGGAGCCGTGCTCGCCAGATGGCCCCGGCTCGCCGCCCGCTACGGTCCGCAGGCCCGCCGGGGCATGGCGTGGAGCTGCGGAATCCTGGGGGTCACGGGGGCGGGGGTACTCGTCGCTTACGTGGTGACCTAGCGCCGGGGATCCCCCCATGGGTGCTGGAGAGGGCGATGGTATGCATTCGGCCAAATCCCGCTACCGCGGGTGTACCCCGGGCGCGGCGTGGGACCCGGCACGCATGATCCGAACCTGCTTGGGCACACGCATGCATCACGAGAACAGTGACGGCTTCTTGGGAGGACACCTCATGGCAGCGGCGCGGCTGACGGGACCGGAACGGGCGGACCGGACGGCGACCACCACCATGGAGCCGGGAGCCGGCGAACTGCCCTGGATCGAGGACGCGGGCAAGATCGCCCCCCGGGACGCGCGTGAGTTGTCGAAGACGTTCTTCGACCGGCTCCAGGTGCTGGAGGAGGGCACACGCGAGTACCAGTACGCCCGGAACACGCTGATCGAGATGAACCTGTCCCTGGTGCGCTTCGTGGCGAGCCGGTTCCGCAACCGCGGCAGCGGTGAGATGGAGGATGTGATCCAGGTCGGGACGATCGGTCTGATCAAGGCGATCGACCGGTTCGATCTGTCGCGCGAGGTCGAGTTCACCTCCTTCGCGGTGCCGTACATCGTCGGCGAGATCAAACGCTTCTTCCGCGACACCACCTGGGCGGTCCATGTGCCGCGCCGGCTCCAGGAGTTGCGTGTGGAGATCGCCAAGGGCAAGGAGCGGCTGGCCACCGAACTGGACCGGGATCCGACGGCGAAGGAACTCGCCGACTATCTGGAGGTCAGCGAGGAGGAGGTCATCGAGGGGCTGGTCGCCTCCAACGGCTACACCGCGGGTTCGTTGGACATGTCCGCCGACGCGAGCGAGGGCGGGCAGCTGGCCGCCACTGCCAAGAGCCGTACCCTGGCCGACTTCATCGGCGAGGAGGACCCGGGGATGGAGCGGGTCGAGAACCTCCAGACGCTGGCGCCGCTGATGGAGCAGCTCGATGAGCGGGAGCGCCGGATCGTGACCATGCGCTTCGGTTCGGAGATGACCCAGTCCCAGATCGGCGCGGAGCTCGGCGTCTCCCAGATGCAGGTCTCCCGGCTGCTCTCGCGCATCCTGGCCAAGCTCCGCACGGGCATGCTGAGCGAACAGGCCTGAGCGTTCGAACCCCGTCAGGCCCCGGCCGGGAGGTAGCGGCCGGGGCCTCACGGGCCGCACGGGCGGGGCTGTACTACGGGTGCACTGTGGAGGCGGACAGGCCGCGGCCTGTGGAGGGGCCGCACTGGTGGAGGCGGACAGGCCGACAGACCGTGCTGTGGAGGCGGACAGGCCGACAGGCCGTCGGCGGCCGGCTGGCACGCGCCCCGGCAGAACAGCCGGCCGTACGGGATCGCCGCCGGGAACAGGGCGGGCAGCGCCGAGGACATCGTGCTCAGGGGCAGGTCCTCGGGGCGTACGTCCTCAATCGCGATCGCGTGAAAGGCGACGGTGGCTCAGGGGCGGGTCTGGCCGTAGTAGCGGCTGATCAGATCGCGGTAGGTGGGATCGTCGAGGTGGGTCGCGGGCTCGAATTCGGGGGAGTCCTTGACCTGGTCCCGAGTGAGGTCGACGTAGATCTTCTTCTCGTCCGCGTCGAGCTTGGTGACCGTGCCGGCGGGCAGCAGGACACGCTTGCCGAAGATCCACGGCCCGGTGTCCACCACGACATAGGCGGAGCCGACTTCATCGGAGTGCACGTCGACCTTTCCGATGCTTCCGTCGGCCGCCTCCACCTTCCAGCCGCGCAGATCCGCCCCGGCCAGGTGGCCACTCGTGTCCCGAAACCCCCACCACGCGTACTCGTGCTCATGCATCGAAAAGACCCCTTTCGCGTCGGTGATACGGGTCTGACTAGGTACGTCTGGCCCCTTGAGGGGATCTCAAACGGGCGGGTGGGGAAATGCCGCATACTGTCGCCGCCTTCGGCATGGCCGATCACCTGACGCAGGCTTGACAGTCACAGACCTGACATATGTGGGGACACGGAAGATGACCACGCAAGACCACCGCGCCGACCTCGACCACGAGCTCATCGAGGCCGCCGCCCGGATCGCGCGGACCCGCTGCCGGGGTGAGAACCACACCATGGCGGCCGCGGCCCGGAGCCTCGACGGCCGGATCATCACGGCCGTGAACGCCTACCACTTCACCGGAGGGCCCTGCGCCGAACTCGTCGTGCTCGGCACGGCGGCCGCCCAGGGCGCCTACGACCTCGACACGATGGTCGCCGTGGGTGACCGGGAGCGGGGCGTGGTGCCGCCGTGCGGCCGGTGCCGCCAGGTCCTGCGGGACTACTTCCCGGACCTCAAGGTCATCGTCGGCGCGGGCGACACTCTCCGTAGTGTGCCCATCGCTGATCTGCTGCCCGAAGGCTATGTCTGGGCAGACCACCAGCTCGACACCGAGTAGCCCACCGCGCCACACGCCGCCCGCCCCGAGTGCCAACTCGGAGCGTGGCGGCGGTCGTTGATGCTCAGTCGGTCGGCGGGCTGACGAAGACGATGACGGAGGCGAGCTGCTCCCGCCGGGGACGGGTCTCGGTGTCGCCGAGCCCGTAGTGGGTCTCGACGCGGTCGACGACCAGTGGGTGGCCGGTGGCCCACAGAGTGACGGTCTGACCGACGGCCGGGACGGGCAACGGGCCCTCGAACATGCCGAGTTCGACGGCTTCGTGGCCGCCGCTGGCATGGACGAACGTCATGATCTGGCGGGTGTGCCCGTGGTCCTGTTCGGCGTCGGCCTTGTCGCGGGCGGCGAGGGTGTGGGCGATGGCGTCGGGAAGGCTCATGAGGTCATCATCGCTGCCGGCGCCCGAAGCCCGAAGGGGCGCCGTCGGCGCGGGGCGCCTCTTCGGGGCGAACAGCTTCCCTCCGTGCCCGCAGGGAAGCTCCCCGACCCCCCTCCGACAGGCACCCGCTGAGGCAGAATGACCCCGGTGGCCATTGCGGACACCGTGGCCCCGACCCCGTAGCGCAGGGGGCGACCTCCGGGATCCCACGGTGTCGCCGGTGAGGGGTGTGGGGCGTGGTTGTGGCGGTGGGGTTCTTACCGGTACGGCGATTATGGGCGCGGCGGGCAACGACGGGGGCGGGGTCGGGGCTGCAGCGCGCGCAGTCGTTCATGATCATGGCGACGCTGCTCTACCGGGCGAGCCATCTTTCGGTCGGTGTCCTCGCGGCCGCCCAGCGCCGCTGGGACCATCCCCTGCAGTACGCGGGACTCGCCGTGGCCCTGGCCGTGAGCGCGCTGTGCTACGGCTCGGCCCTGCGGCGCGGCTGGTTCGACCGGCGGCACATCTGGGCGGACATCCTGGTGACCGGCTGCCTGGTGCCGCTGGTCCTGTGCGGCTGGGGCGGCGCACACGATCCCGCCACGCTCGGCTGGGCGACGCTGCTCGGCGGATCGGCGAGCGCCACCGCGGCCATCTGTCTCGAACGGTTCCCCGTCCTCGTGGCGGTCGCGCTCCTCGTGGTGACCCACATCCTCGCCTACCAGGCGGTGGGCGCGGGCTCCGCGATCGTCGCGGGCCACGTCAACTCGCTGCTGTCGTCGGCCGTGATGGCCTGGGCCTTCTGCTGGTACCTGCGCCGCCAGGGCCGCCTCCTCGACGACGCCAACGCCCGCGCGCTGGCCGCCGAGGCGAACAAGGCGCGATACGCCGAGCGGCTGGAACACCACCGTGCGCTGCACGACACCGTCCTCGCCACGCTGACCACCCTCGCGGCCGGCGGAATCGACGCCAACGCCCCCGAGGTGCGGGAGCGTTGCGCCCGCGAGGCCGCCTATCTGCGCCGACTGGTCCAGCAGAGGGCCGAAGAGTTCCATCACCGGGAGATCGGGGCGGCCCTGGAGGAGGTGATCGGCTGTGAGGAGAGTCTGCGGCTGCGGGTCACCGCCCAGTACCACGACCTGCCGAAGGTGCCCCCCGAGGTCGCCGCCGCGTTCGCCGACGCCGTGCGCGAGGCCCTGAACAACGTACGGCGGCACGCGGAAACCGGCCACGCCTACCTCACCGCGACCGGGGACCCCGACGGAGGCGGGGGAGCCGTCGTCACCGTGGTGGACCGGGGGCCCGGATTCGACCCCGAGCGGTACGTGCCCGGCCTGGGGCTGCGCTGTTCGATCCACGGCCGCCTTGCCGAGGTGGGCGGCCGGGCGACGGTCGACACCGCGCCCGGCGAGGGCGTACGCGTGGAGCTCAGATGGCCGGGGTGATCACCGTCGCGGCGGTCGACGACGACCGCATGCTCCTCGACGGCCTGCGCGTCTGGCTGGGCGGGGTGCCCGAACTGCGCCTGGTGGCGACCGCGGCCACCGTGGCGGAGCTGCTCGGCGAATCCGGCCACGAACTACCGCACCACAGCGGTGAGTTGGTGCGCACGACGCCCGATGTCGTCCTCCTTGACCTCCTGCTGCGGGACGGCTCCACCGCCGCCGACAACATCCGGCGGTTGCTGCACACCGGCAGCCGTGTCCTCGTGATCAGTACCGTCCCGGAACGCTCCCGGATCATCGAGGCCGTCCGGGCGGGCGCCGGCGGCTACCTCACCAAGGACAACGACCTGCCGACGCTGGTCGCCTCCATCAAGGACATCGCCGCGGGCCGCAACGCCCACTCCGCGGAACTCGCCTTCGCCTGCGCGCACGACACCAGCCCCGCCCGTCCGCGCCTCTCGCCGCGGGAGCGGCAGATCCTGCTCGACTACGCGTCCGGGATGACCCTCAAGTCCGCGGCCCGGCGCGCCGGCATCACCGTCCACACGGCCAAGGACTACCTGGACCGGGTCAAGGCGAAGTACCAGCAGGCGGGCCGGCCCACGTACACCAAGCTCGATCTGGCCCGCCGGGTGCGCGAGGACAGTCTCGACGGGGGCTGACCCGCCCGGAGCGGGCTCCGGCGCAAGCCCCCCAAACGGACGGCTACAGGGGGCGGCCACACCTTTCGTATCGTCATGCGTGGCGGGGCTCGGGGGAGGCCCGCACGGGGGAGGGAAGAGCCGGTTTCAGCACGTCCGGCCGGTGTTGACAGACGGCCCGTTCGCGCAGCCACGCGACGAGCGGGCCGTTCACCCGGCGGACCGGTCCCCTGGGGGCGCATCCGGGGCTCCAGCTCGACCAGTACGCACAACTCCCTTTCCCCGCGCACCAGGAGAGGCAGATGCCGAAGCCCTACGACCGCACCGCGACGGGCCGTGACGGCCACCACCCCAGGCGGGGGGAACTCATCGGCAGGGAAGCCGAAATGGCACGGATCGCCGCCGCCCTTGACGCCGGCCGGTCGGGGAGGGGCGGCGCGGTCTTCGTGATCGGTGAGCCAGGTGTCGGCAAGACCCGGCTCGCCGCCGAGGCCGTCGCCGAGGCCGCCGGGGCGGGCATGATCACGGCCCGGGGACGGGTGAGCGGGGTGGGCCCGAGCGTCCCGTACCGGCCGCTGGTGGAGGTGCTGCTCCTGCTGGCCCGTGACGGTCTGCTGCCCGAGCCGGGCGAGCTCGGGCGGTACGGGCCGGTCCTCGGTCACCTGCTGACGGACACCGGCGGCACGGGCGCCGGCGCCGCGTCCCCCATCATGGTCGCCGAGACGGTGCTGCGCGCGGTCACGCTCATCGGACGGCGGGGCTGCCTGCTCGTCCTGGACGACCTGCACGACGCCGACGCCGCGACGCTCGCGGCCGTCGAGTACCTGCTCGACAACATCGCCCACCAGCGGGCCGTGCTCC
Coding sequences:
- a CDS encoding serine/threonine-protein kinase encodes the protein MQAGEANDGDLIGKVLGGRYRVTATIGRGGMGVVARAVDELLNREVAVKILRAYTDASPAELADLRTRMQREAQAAARIRHSGVVTVHDVTEEQGLPVIVMELVDGPSLDDVLAERGTLDPREAAAIGAKLMDALDAAHQVGVLHRDVKPGNVLLERGGRVVLTDFGIATMESGDEAMSKLTRSGELVGSLDFLPPERAQGREPGPASDIWSLGMTLYAAVEGTSPFRRTSVWSTLAAIVTDPLPEARNAGPLTPVLRALMAKEVEHRPTADQAREMLEQVAAGSTSNFAAPAPAQAFGPPPPPVPVDGATPYPRPPAGYAAPTVAQYGAPPGGPAPAGGRAAGGRARRRSRTVVAAAVAVVCAGGGITYALTGNQSDTNTGGAQVAGPGASAPAGSDEPSRGGRIDGSGSPGASASKDSQPGKESPGSSQRPGPSATPGGKSGEKTAPSASASPKPSPTSTSCTGWSHRDPAPGSYGYMAGSYHIETGPYETCPSVTLAKSGTKLWYHCYVINAHGNKWTYVRVEGSSTAGWMSNDNLTRQSGPSTRC
- a CDS encoding DUF6381 family protein, which codes for MSVADESGRARQMREKAQEMQKAAERVQDPQERQRLQDKARRLEEQSKRESDPGSSAGIDPM
- a CDS encoding MFS transporter; its protein translation is MTSSQPTPTTATAAPGIRGGGKGIALLVIASCQLMVVLDVTIVNIALPHIQRALDFSTTNLAWVVSAYTLTFGGLLLLGGRAGDILGRRRVFMSGVALFALASLLGGLSQSSGQLLAARALQGVGAAIASPTALALITTTFTEGLERNRAFGVFAAVSAGGGAIGLLAGGVLVEWLDWRWVFFVNVPIAALIVLATPRYIKESERHPGHFDLLGALTSTLGMVTLVYGFIRAAQEGWRDPFTLGSFGAAVVLLTTFVLVERRSQQPITPLHMFADRNRAGTYGIMLSLAAAIFGMFFFLTLFVQNVLAFSPLRAGLAFLPVSAVIAVGAGTASRLLPRFGPKPFMVTGSVLAAAGLSWLTFTDIHSSYAGSILGPMLVFGLGMGMNFVSLTLMAVSGVARHETGAASGMLNATQQVGGSLGLSILVTVFGTASRNEAADQVPKFLGQASAAQRVMFRRTGALPRPWSDQVLTSGITAAFIMAAIFALLAAVIALLVIQVRPSDLARFQGTTPPGG
- a CDS encoding RNA polymerase sigma factor SigF, giving the protein MAAARLTGPERADRTATTTMEPGAGELPWIEDAGKIAPRDARELSKTFFDRLQVLEEGTREYQYARNTLIEMNLSLVRFVASRFRNRGSGEMEDVIQVGTIGLIKAIDRFDLSREVEFTSFAVPYIVGEIKRFFRDTTWAVHVPRRLQELRVEIAKGKERLATELDRDPTAKELADYLEVSEEEVIEGLVASNGYTAGSLDMSADASEGGQLAATAKSRTLADFIGEEDPGMERVENLQTLAPLMEQLDERERRIVTMRFGSEMTQSQIGAELGVSQMQVSRLLSRILAKLRTGMLSEQA
- a CDS encoding PRC-barrel domain-containing protein, translated to MHEHEYAWWGFRDTSGHLAGADLRGWKVEAADGSIGKVDVHSDEVGSAYVVVDTGPWIFGKRVLLPAGTVTKLDADEKKIYVDLTRDQVKDSPEFEPATHLDDPTYRDLISRYYGQTRP
- a CDS encoding cytidine deaminase, producing MTTQDHRADLDHELIEAAARIARTRCRGENHTMAAAARSLDGRIITAVNAYHFTGGPCAELVVLGTAAAQGAYDLDTMVAVGDRERGVVPPCGRCRQVLRDYFPDLKVIVGAGDTLRSVPIADLLPEGYVWADHQLDTE
- a CDS encoding sensor histidine kinase; this translates as MIMATLLYRASHLSVGVLAAAQRRWDHPLQYAGLAVALAVSALCYGSALRRGWFDRRHIWADILVTGCLVPLVLCGWGGAHDPATLGWATLLGGSASATAAICLERFPVLVAVALLVVTHILAYQAVGAGSAIVAGHVNSLLSSAVMAWAFCWYLRRQGRLLDDANARALAAEANKARYAERLEHHRALHDTVLATLTTLAAGGIDANAPEVRERCAREAAYLRRLVQQRAEEFHHREIGAALEEVIGCEESLRLRVTAQYHDLPKVPPEVAAAFADAVREALNNVRRHAETGHAYLTATGDPDGGGGAVVTVVDRGPGFDPERYVPGLGLRCSIHGRLAEVGGRATVDTAPGEGVRVELRWPG
- a CDS encoding response regulator → MAGVITVAAVDDDRMLLDGLRVWLGGVPELRLVATAATVAELLGESGHELPHHSGELVRTTPDVVLLDLLLRDGSTAADNIRRLLHTGSRVLVISTVPERSRIIEAVRAGAGGYLTKDNDLPTLVASIKDIAAGRNAHSAELAFACAHDTSPARPRLSPRERQILLDYASGMTLKSAARRAGITVHTAKDYLDRVKAKYQQAGRPTYTKLDLARRVREDSLDGG